One window from the genome of bacterium encodes:
- a CDS encoding S8 family serine peptidase: MRTLSLQRAAGAALAVLVLSHAASAATGRPAVPESHRLIVKLTPAAMAAGRETGALGDLLAAYAVKASMPLLPAPAPAEADAARAGFDRVFVLALPESTDMERAAADFTADPRVEYAEIDRTAVAAALLPTDPSFPGQWNLDNKGQNWCKVDADIDAPEAWQLTKGYSSAVIAVIDTGVDREHPELAGKLVAGYDFVNNDNDAMDDLGHGSLVAGIAAAATNNGQGIAGVCWACRVMPLKALDGTGYGTYSWIAAALVWAADHRASIVNMSLGGEEDSITLHDAVRYAYERNIPLVAAMGNGGSPAGTVIPHYPAAYPEVIAVGGTNCDDERAPYSNYGKHIDLVAPGWDIPSLYVRNQYQVASGTSTAAPHVAGVIGLIRSVNAAYSPSQILAILRATADDQVGPPSEDLPGPDQYFGNGRLNAGAAVRLVVGSLSAFTATSLPEDGYLLESAEDSGVAGARDATAATIRAGDDAQNRQYRGILSFDTSGLPDNAKIAFVTLKLKARTTVGSIGMSGGHGRLLVDAKKGFFGSGSGLELRDFDAPALSAAATFNINPVAGWYSAPLGRAAFAQVNPTGRTQLRIRFAADDDNDGVADFLAFYSGNAGAAARPALVVQYYVP; this comes from the coding sequence ATGAGGACTCTCTCGCTTCAAAGGGCCGCGGGGGCGGCGCTGGCCGTCCTGGTGCTGTCTCACGCCGCTTCGGCCGCGACGGGGCGGCCGGCCGTCCCGGAGAGCCACCGCCTCATCGTGAAGCTGACCCCCGCGGCCATGGCGGCGGGGCGGGAGACCGGCGCGCTCGGCGACCTCCTGGCCGCGTACGCGGTCAAGGCGTCGATGCCGCTGCTTCCCGCGCCGGCGCCCGCCGAGGCCGACGCCGCCCGCGCCGGGTTCGACCGGGTCTTCGTCCTGGCGTTGCCGGAGTCCACGGACATGGAGCGGGCGGCGGCGGACTTCACGGCGGACCCGCGCGTCGAGTACGCCGAGATCGACCGGACCGCCGTCGCCGCCGCGCTCCTCCCCACCGATCCCTCGTTCCCGGGGCAGTGGAACCTCGACAACAAGGGCCAGAACTGGTGCAAGGTGGACGCTGACATCGACGCCCCGGAGGCCTGGCAGCTCACGAAGGGCTACTCCTCCGCGGTCATCGCCGTGATCGACACCGGCGTCGACAGAGAGCACCCGGAGTTGGCCGGGAAGCTCGTCGCCGGGTACGACTTCGTGAACAACGACAACGACGCGATGGACGATCTCGGGCACGGCTCGCTGGTCGCGGGCATCGCCGCCGCCGCGACCAACAACGGCCAGGGCATCGCGGGCGTCTGCTGGGCCTGCCGGGTCATGCCCCTGAAGGCCCTCGACGGCACGGGGTACGGCACCTACTCCTGGATCGCGGCCGCGCTCGTCTGGGCGGCCGACCACCGCGCGTCCATCGTCAACATGAGCCTGGGCGGCGAAGAGGACTCGATCACGCTGCACGATGCGGTCCGCTATGCCTACGAACGGAACATTCCCCTCGTCGCCGCCATGGGGAACGGGGGCAGCCCGGCCGGTACCGTGATCCCCCACTACCCGGCCGCCTATCCGGAGGTGATCGCGGTCGGCGGGACGAACTGCGACGACGAGCGCGCCCCGTACTCCAATTACGGCAAGCACATCGACCTGGTGGCCCCGGGGTGGGACATCCCGAGCCTGTACGTGCGCAACCAGTACCAGGTCGCTTCGGGGACGTCCACGGCCGCGCCGCACGTCGCGGGCGTCATCGGGCTGATCCGCTCGGTGAACGCGGCGTACTCCCCGTCACAGATCCTGGCCATCCTCCGGGCGACCGCGGACGACCAGGTGGGGCCGCCGTCGGAGGATCTGCCGGGCCCGGACCAGTACTTCGGCAACGGCCGCCTCAACGCGGGCGCCGCGGTGCGCCTTGTCGTCGGCAGCCTGAGCGCATTCACGGCAACGTCCCTGCCGGAAGACGGCTATCTGCTGGAGTCGGCGGAGGATTCCGGCGTGGCAGGGGCCAGGGACGCCACCGCGGCGACGATCCGGGCGGGCGATGACGCGCAGAACCGCCAGTACCGCGGCATCCTCTCGTTCGACACCTCCGGCCTCCCCGACAACGCGAAGATCGCCTTCGTGACGCTCAAGCTCAAGGCGCGCACGACCGTGGGCTCGATCGGCATGTCCGGCGGCCACGGGAGGCTCCTGGTCGACGCGAAGAAGGGGTTCTTCGGCAGCGGTTCCGGCCTCGAGCTGCGGGACTTCGACGCCCCCGCGCTGTCCGCCGCAGCGACGTTCAACATCAACCCCGTCGCGGGATGGTACTCGGCGCCGCTCGGGCGCGCGGCGTTCGCCCAGGTCAACCCGACCGGCCGGACGCAGCTGCGCATCCGCTTCGCCGCGGACGACGACAACGACGGCGTCGCCGACTTCCTGGCGTTCTACAGCGGCAACGCCGGCGCGGCCGCCCGGCCCGCGCTGGTCGTCCAGTACTACGTCCCCTGA